A region of the Pseudarthrobacter sp. MM222 genome:
CCAGTTGGCCGCCTGGGCGGAACTGCGGGACAGCTCCGCGAAGCTGCGCCGGGTCGCGGTGCCGTCCTGTTCGACGATCACGAGGGCCGGCCGGCCGGCCTTGGCCGGATCCGCGGCGATCTGGTCGAACCAGTCGAGGGCGAAGTTGAATTCCTCGAACCGCGGCCATTGGAATTCCCTGTGCGCCGCCGAGTAGTCCTCCCGAAGGGCGAGCAGCCTGTCCCGCGCGGCGCGGAATTCCTCAGTGACGGTCATGGTGCACCTTTCGACGTCTTGTTGGCGCAGCCGTTCGTGGCCCGGCGCCGTTGCCGGGAACCGCCGTTTCCTAGTGATCCCCGTCACTGTGCAATATACTAGGACATCCAAGGGTTTGGAAGAGCCGTGGCTGCTGCGGAGCGGCCCACCACGAAGGGATTATGCCCGTGCAGCCACAAGGACGTGCCAGCGGAAAGGCGACACCCCCGGGGGGGACAGCGCTGAAGGGGACGGCGCCCCCGGGGGCGAAGCCAGAAGATGTGGCGTCACCGCCATTCCCGGACGCCGACTTGATGTATGTCGTGGACCTCCTGCCCGCGGAGGAACGCCTCCGGTACCAGGAGGTGCGGGACTTCCTGCAGTCCCGGGTCCGGGCGGCCTCGATCGACTACTGGAACCGTGAGGAGTTCCCGTTTGGTTTGCTGGCCGAGCTGGGAAAGTACGGTCTGGGCGGACTGCAGACGGACGGCACCTCCAAGCTGTTCAAGGGCTTGATGTACGTCGAGGTGGCGCGGGCAGATGTCTCGCTTTCGGCCCTGGTGGGCATCCACAACGAGCTGATTGTGGGAATGATCGACCAGCTCGGCTCGGAAGAACAGAAGGCGCGGTGGCTGCCGGGGCTCACCGCCTTCACGCAGCTCGGCGCCTTCGCGCTCACCGAGCCGGACCACGGCTCGGACATCGCCGGCGGCCTGGCCACCACCGCACGGCTGGAGGACGGCGAGTGGGTGATCAACGGTGCGAAGCGCTGGATCGGCGCCGGCACCATCGCGGACTTTGCTCTGGTCTGGGCCCGGGATGTCGCCGACCAGCAGATCAAGGGCTTCATCGTGGAGACTGACCGCCCCGGCTACACCGCCAAGAAGATTTCCAACAAAATCGGGCTCCGGATCATGCAGAATGCGGACATCGTGCTTGACGAGGTGCGGATCCCGGCGTCCAACCTGCTGCCCGGGGCCACGGACTTCTCCCGGGCCAACGAGCTGCTTCGCGATTCCCGCGCCTGGGTGGGCTGGCAGGCTGCCGGCATCCAGCTGGCCGCATTCGACGTCGCGCGGTCCTATTCGTTGGAGCGGAAACAGTTCGGCAGGGAGCTGGCGCGGTTCCAGCTCATCCAGCAGCAGCTCGCGGAAATCTTGGGCAACGCCACAGCCTCGCTTGCGCTGATGGCGCAGCTGGCCCGGATCCAGGAGGACGGCAAACTGGAGATGGTCCAGGCCGCGATGGCCAAGTCCACCACTACCCGGCTGGCCCGGGCGTCCGTGGCGATGGGCCGGTCCCTCCTGGGCGGCAACGGTATCAGCACCGACTACGAGATGGGCAAGCTCTTCGGCGATGCCGAAATCCTTTACACCTACGAGGGCAGCTACGAGATCAACTCCCTGATCGTGGCGCGGGCCGTGACCGGGAAATCGGCCTTCGTCTAAGCCGCCCAGGCTAGTGCCGGACGCGGATACGACAAACGCCCCTCGGAGGAATCCTCCGGAGGGGCGTTTGTGGTCTTGGGGAAAGCATGGCGGCCGGCTGGCCGGTGCTGCTATCCGAAGTACTTAGAGCGGGCGGATGTTCTCAGCCTGCGGGCCCTTCGGGCCCTGGGTGACGTCGAACTCGACCTTCTGGTTCTCATCCAGCGAGCGGTAGCCGCTGCTGGCGATTGCCGAGTAGTGGGCGAAAACGTCGGCCGACCCGTCATCCGGGGCAATGAAGCCAAAACCCTTTTCGGCGTTGAACCATTTAACTGTGCCTGTAGCCATGCCATATCCTTCTGAAACGCTGCTGATCTCCGGCGGCCCTGAGGCCAACGGCTGCGGAGACATTCGTCCGCTGTCCCAAACGTACGGGGCGCCGGGCTAGGGTGCAAGAGGCATGCGGGGCCATTTAGTTCCGTGAGCAGCCTTTAGCCGGGTCGCGGGGCCCTCAATTCACGCCCCTCGGTCACTGGTGGACGGTGCCGGCGGAGCCGTCCACGGTGACCATCTGCCCGGTGCGCAGCCGCGTGGTGGCGTCCGGGACGCCCACGACGGCGGGGATGCCGTACTCGCGGGCCACCACTGAGCCGTGCGAGATGACCCCGCCCATTTCCATGACCAAGGCGCCGGCCGTCAGGAACAGCGGGGTCCATCCCGGATCGGTGGAGGGCGCCACCAGGATTTCGCCGGGTTCCAAGTGTGCGCCCACCGGATCCAGAATCACCCTCACCTTTCCGGTGGCCGTGCCAGCCGAGGCAGGGGTTCCGGAGAGGCCGTCGGCTGGCGGGGACTTCGCCATTATGGCGACCTCGACGTCTGTTCCGTCGGACAGCAGGATCCGGGGGATGTGACGGCGACGCAGTTCCCGGTCGTAGAGCCGGCGGCGGTCCGCAACGATGCCCCAGAGGTCGGCGCCGCGCAGGCCGACCCGGACTTCATCGAAATCCAGGAAGAATACGTCGTCGGGCGCCGCGATGCTGCCGTTCCGTGCAAGTTCAGCGCCAATCCGACTGAGCTGCCGGTGCATTTCGGCCAGCACCTTCACCACGTGGAACTTGGGCAACTCGCGCAGACCCGACAGCTCGCGGACCCGGCGCAGGGCCAGCGCCAGGAGCCGTGCCCGCCAGCGGCTGCGGGCGGCGGCCCGCTCAACAAGGGTGCGGATCCGGGCTTCGGCGTCTTCTGCGGCCCGGGCGAACTGCCGGTCCGGTGCCTGTTCCGGGTCTTCTACCCGCAGGTAGTTCGAGATCATGCCCAGAATATGGTCCGGTTCCTCGGCCCACCGCGGCATGCCGAGGTCGATTTCCGCCACGGCGCGGTGGCCGTAGCGTGCCAGGAAACGGCGCACCCCGGTCTGTGCCGCCGGGGGCAGGGCGCCGGCGCGGAAGCTGGCCGCGAGTTCGTTGGGGCGCCGCCCGAGAAACGCCTCGCGGGAGGCCGGATCAGTGCTGAGGGCGCGCGCGAGGTCCCAGAGTTCCAAGTCCATCTCAGTGGTTACGTTGTGGGGCAGTCCCCTCAGGACCGCTTCCAGCTCCCGGGGCGGGGCTATGCCGCGCAGCAGTCTCCGGGCCAAGGCCAGCATGATGTAGCCGGTGGCAGGAGCGGGAAGCGTGGCCTGAATCAGCCCGTTGACCGCCCGGTCCATCAGGTGCTGGGCGTGGTCGAGCCGCTGGAAAGCGGTGGCAGGTTCGGGCGCTGCCAGTCCGGCTTCGAGCCGCTTTCCGTAGGCCTTCGCCCGGCGCAGCTCCGCCTCGGGTCGGACTGCGGCCCGCACGAGCCCCGGTCCCAGTTTGAGGATCAGCCCGACGGCGGCGGTCGGCTCCGCACTCCGGGACCGCTCCGCGCTCCGGGACAGTTTCTGGCGGCCGGACCGTTCCCCTTTGGCCGCGAACTTTCTGGCAGGCTTTACCACCCGGAATCTCGGGTCTTCCAGCAGCGAGGGAATAACAGCCGCGGACCTGCCGTCCGCGAGCGGCAGGACTTGCCGAAGGTAGCGGCGGCCGAGCTTGCTGCGCATAGCCGGCGTCAGGTCCACGAACATGCGCAGCCCCGGACTGAAGTATGTCCAAGGCCCGTTCCGGTTTCCCACGCGGCCCAGGACCGCGAGCCCCATCGGCGTGAGCGGGCGGGTGAGCCCCTGGAGCAAGCTTCCGCACAAGTACACGCGGGTCCCGCCGGCAGACTCGGCAGCCAATCCCGCCCGTTCGCCGGCTGACGGGTCCTCCAGTGGGTACAGCGTGGTGATTGGCCGCGACTGGGTCAGCCAAACCCGGCCGGCAGGATCAATTACCCACTCCGCATCCTGCGGGCTTCCGAACAGGCGCTGGACGCGGTCACCCAAGGACGTAAGCTCACTCAGCTGGACGCCGCTGAGGCTTGGTGGACTGCCGCGCTCCGGTCCGCCGGGCGTGCAGTGCAGAACCCACGCCGTGGCTGTATCCAGCACGAAATGGTCCGGATTGACCGTTCCGGAGACGACGGCCTGCCCCGCGCCCGGGCTGGCGTCGATGACCGTCTCGGTCCGTGTGCCGGTGACCGGGTTGGCCGTGAACAGCACGCCCGCGGTGGCGGCGTCGATCTGCCGTTGGACGACGACGGCGAGGCCGACGTCGCGATGGCTGACCCCGTTGGCGGACCGGTAGGCGACGGCCCGCTCGCTCCAGAGGGACGCCCAGCACAGCCTGACGGCGTCGATCACTGCATCGGCGCCCTCAACGCCCAGATACGTGTCCTGCTGGCCGGCGAAACTGGCGAACGGCAGGTCTTCGGCCGTTGCTGAAGACCGTACAGCGACGGCCGGCTCCTCGTCCGGGAGGTCGCCCAGTGTGGCGTAGGCCGTGCGGAGGGCGGCCTCCACGTCGGGCGGGACCGGAGAAGATCCGATCAGTTCCCGCGCCCGCCGCGCCCCCTCGTTTTGCACCGGCTGGTCCTGTAGCGGCTCAGGTTGTGCGCGGTCGCCGCGTCCGGGGCCTGCGGCCGCCGCATCGAGCTGCGCCGCCAAGTCCGCCAATCCGGCCGGAACCACCCGGTCGTAGGCCTCCGTCGTCAAGCAAAATCCGGACGGCACCCGGAAGCCGGCAGCCAGGAGCTTGCCGAGGTTCAGCGCTTTAGCACCCACCAACCGCAACTCCGCCGAGCCGGCCTCTTTGAGGTCGATCACGAGGGGCGCAGCTGCCGCGTCTTCCGCCGCGGAACTGGCCGGGGGAGTCCGGCCGGCAGCAACCATGCTTCGCTCCTACGAATTGTCCGCCGCTTCGGCGGTGTCCTCCCACATCACGTCCAGATTGCGGAACACGGGAGGACCATCGCAGAGGGCAGCCATCCTGGCGGCGAACTCGGACGTTTCCGGACGGTTGGAATTTTCCATGGCCGACTCGTAGGACTCGAACTCCACGATTGTCAGATAGGTCCCGGGCTGGTCCCGGTCTGCGGTGGCCCAGATGCGACGGAACGTCGGGGCGGTGCTTCCTTCAGTCCGGGACGGCCGGCCAAGTTCCTCAATCTCCTCGATGCGCGAGGTCTTGAATTCAATGATCTGCACAAACCTGGCCATGACGGCTCCTTAACGGCGGCGGATTCTGATGCGCATCAGGCTAGACCTCCGCACGGGGCAGTGCAATAGAGCCAGCCGAAGCCGCCCGGCAACGCAGCAGGCCCCGGAATATCCGGGGCCTGCTGCTTGCGTTGTTCCGGCCAACGCCGGGGTTCCCTGCGGAATGGGAGGGCGCTAGCGCCGCTTCAGCATCCCCATTATCCGGCGGGTAATCCCGTCGGCGATTCCGCCGCCGGCCGTGCCCGGCGCGCGTCCCGCGGGGGCGTTGTAGCGGCCTGCGCTCGGTGCGCGTCCGGCGGTGCCCCTGGTCCTGCCCGCGTATCGTCCAGCGGCATTCTTGATCATGTTGCCCAAGTTCATTTGAAACTCCTTAACTTAGCAATCAGCCAACCAGAATTAGTAAGGTCACTTATCAGTGTACCCATCCGGGCGGCCTGGCGCCATGGTGCGCGGCGGCAGCCGCCGTCGAACTCCGTCAGCCTTCGCCGTCGAACTCCGTCAGCTAAGGGGTCAGCAGCACTTTGATGGCCCGCCGTTCGTCCATCGCCCGGTAAGCCTCGGGTGCCTCCTCCAGCGGCATAACGACGTCGAAGACCCGACCTGGATTGATGGTGCCGTCGAGTACATCCGCCAGAAGCTCCGGGATATAGGTCCGGGCCGGAGCCATCCCGCCGGCTATCGAGATATTCGTGTCGAAGAGGTAGCGGAGCGGGGCTTCGGCGCCACCGGTCGGGACGCCGACGAAGCCCAGGGCGCCGCCGGGGCGGACGCTGTGGAGGGCTTGCTCCATGGATTCCTTGGTGCCGACGCACTCGAGTACGGAGTCGGCCAGCACTCCGCCGAGGAGCTCGCGCACCCTGGCAACACCGTCTTCGCCACGCTCGGCCACGACGTCGGTGGCCCCGAACTCCCGCGCAATGGCCTGGCGGTCGGCGTGCCGGGACATGGCGATGACACGTTCGGCCCCAAGCCTTTTGGCCGCCAGCACGCCGCACAGTCCGACGGCGCCGTCCCCCACCACGACGACGGTCCGGCCGGGCCCCACCTTCGCGGCGAGGGCCGCATGGTGGCCGGTGGCCATCACAT
Encoded here:
- a CDS encoding PEP/pyruvate-binding domain-containing protein, whose product is MVAAGRTPPASSAAEDAAAAPLVIDLKEAGSAELRLVGAKALNLGKLLAAGFRVPSGFCLTTEAYDRVVPAGLADLAAQLDAAAAGPGRGDRAQPEPLQDQPVQNEGARRARELIGSSPVPPDVEAALRTAYATLGDLPDEEPAVAVRSSATAEDLPFASFAGQQDTYLGVEGADAVIDAVRLCWASLWSERAVAYRSANGVSHRDVGLAVVVQRQIDAATAGVLFTANPVTGTRTETVIDASPGAGQAVVSGTVNPDHFVLDTATAWVLHCTPGGPERGSPPSLSGVQLSELTSLGDRVQRLFGSPQDAEWVIDPAGRVWLTQSRPITTLYPLEDPSAGERAGLAAESAGGTRVYLCGSLLQGLTRPLTPMGLAVLGRVGNRNGPWTYFSPGLRMFVDLTPAMRSKLGRRYLRQVLPLADGRSAAVIPSLLEDPRFRVVKPARKFAAKGERSGRQKLSRSAERSRSAEPTAAVGLILKLGPGLVRAAVRPEAELRRAKAYGKRLEAGLAAPEPATAFQRLDHAQHLMDRAVNGLIQATLPAPATGYIMLALARRLLRGIAPPRELEAVLRGLPHNVTTEMDLELWDLARALSTDPASREAFLGRRPNELAASFRAGALPPAAQTGVRRFLARYGHRAVAEIDLGMPRWAEEPDHILGMISNYLRVEDPEQAPDRQFARAAEDAEARIRTLVERAAARSRWRARLLALALRRVRELSGLRELPKFHVVKVLAEMHRQLSRIGAELARNGSIAAPDDVFFLDFDEVRVGLRGADLWGIVADRRRLYDRELRRRHIPRILLSDGTDVEVAIMAKSPPADGLSGTPASAGTATGKVRVILDPVGAHLEPGEILVAPSTDPGWTPLFLTAGALVMEMGGVISHGSVVAREYGIPAVVGVPDATTRLRTGQMVTVDGSAGTVHQ
- a CDS encoding acyl-CoA dehydrogenase family protein, which encodes MYVVDLLPAEERLRYQEVRDFLQSRVRAASIDYWNREEFPFGLLAELGKYGLGGLQTDGTSKLFKGLMYVEVARADVSLSALVGIHNELIVGMIDQLGSEEQKARWLPGLTAFTQLGAFALTEPDHGSDIAGGLATTARLEDGEWVINGAKRWIGAGTIADFALVWARDVADQQIKGFIVETDRPGYTAKKISNKIGLRIMQNADIVLDEVRIPASNLLPGATDFSRANELLRDSRAWVGWQAAGIQLAAFDVARSYSLERKQFGRELARFQLIQQQLAEILGNATASLALMAQLARIQEDGKLEMVQAAMAKSTTTRLARASVAMGRSLLGGNGISTDYEMGKLFGDAEILYTYEGSYEINSLIVARAVTGKSAFV
- a CDS encoding cold-shock protein, producing the protein MATGTVKWFNAEKGFGFIAPDDGSADVFAHYSAIASSGYRSLDENQKVEFDVTQGPKGPQAENIRPL
- a CDS encoding zinc-dependent alcohol dehydrogenase family protein, whose translation is MRATIIHGPGDIRVEDRDYPTIQLPTDVIVKVTASCVCGSDLWPYRGVKPIRRPSAIGHEFIGTVESTGDAITSLTVGDLVIAPFVVSCGACPQCLNGVTVACDYLAGWGGKDASGLAIDGGQGQAVRVPLADSTLVKVPGIREPDDALRNSLLTLSDVMATGHHAALAAKVGPGRTVVVVGDGAVGLCGVLAAKRLGAERVIAMSRHADRQAIAREFGATDVVAERGEDGVARVRELLGGVLADSVLECVGTKESMEQALHSVRPGGALGFVGVPTGGAEAPLRYLFDTNISIAGGMAPARTYIPELLADVLDGTINPGRVFDVVMPLEEAPEAYRAMDERRAIKVLLTP